Proteins from one uncultured Cohaesibacter sp. genomic window:
- the eda gene encoding bifunctional 4-hydroxy-2-oxoglutarate aldolase/2-dehydro-3-deoxy-phosphogluconate aldolase translates to MHPKVSPLFSGTKVIPVLVIENADDAQPLAQCLVDNGLPVLEVTLRSHEALRAIEIIANQVEGAVIGVGSILTEMQLNAAQSAGGWFGVSPGVSERLLQALKLNDWPFLPGASTLSEIMTLREVGFMEQKLFPANIVGGVPMVRAISGPVSDVSFCPTGGITSDTADDYLIEDNVFAIGGSWIAPVDLVRAKDWHEIGRRARNAANLGRQWRTAV, encoded by the coding sequence ATGCATCCAAAAGTCTCCCCGCTTTTTTCGGGAACAAAGGTTATTCCGGTTCTTGTGATCGAGAATGCCGATGATGCCCAACCTTTGGCGCAATGCCTTGTCGATAACGGCCTGCCTGTACTGGAAGTGACGCTGCGCAGTCATGAGGCTCTCAGAGCCATCGAAATTATCGCCAATCAGGTAGAAGGCGCCGTAATCGGCGTCGGATCCATTCTCACGGAAATGCAGCTCAACGCGGCCCAATCGGCTGGCGGCTGGTTCGGCGTGTCGCCCGGCGTATCTGAAAGGCTGTTACAGGCTCTCAAGCTCAATGATTGGCCCTTCTTGCCCGGCGCCTCCACCCTATCCGAGATCATGACCCTCAGAGAGGTTGGTTTCATGGAGCAGAAGCTTTTTCCGGCCAACATCGTGGGCGGTGTTCCCATGGTGCGCGCGATCTCCGGCCCGGTGAGCGATGTTTCCTTCTGCCCGACGGGTGGCATCACCTCCGATACAGCCGATGATTATCTCATCGAAGACAATGTCTTTGCCATCGGTGGTAGCTGGATTGCCCCTGTTGATCTGGTGCGCGCCAAAGACTGGCATGAAATCGGACGTCGCGCCCGCAATGCTGCCAATCTGGGTAGACAGTGGCGCACTGCCGTTTGA